One genomic segment of Chelonia mydas isolate rCheMyd1 chromosome 1, rCheMyd1.pri.v2, whole genome shotgun sequence includes these proteins:
- the HSPA14 gene encoding heat shock 70 kDa protein 14 isoform X2: MAAIGVHLGSTCACVAVYKDGRADVVANDAGDRVTPAVVAYSKNEEVVGLAAKQSRVRNIANTVVKVKQILGRSSGDPQAEKYIAESKCPVTEKNGKLQYEIDNKLVCPEEVAKLIFSKMKETAQSALGSDVNDVVITVPFEFGENQKNALGQAAGAAGFNVLRLIHEPSAALLAYGIGQDSPTGKSNVLVFKLGGTSLSVTVIEVNSGIYRVLATNTDDSIGGVCFTEALAQHLASEFQRSYKHDVRGNSRAMMKLMNSADVAKHSLSTLGSSNCFVDSLYDGLDFDCNVSRARFELICSPLFNKCVEAIKKVLQQVGFTADDINKVVLCGGSARIPKLQQLIKDLFPAVELLNSITPDEVIPIGAATEAGILVGKENLSLEEEALSIECSAKDILVKGVDESGTDKFTVLFPSGTPLPARRQHTLLAPGNNSSVCLELYESLGKSPAKEEDKFAQIVLQDLDKKEGGLHDILTILTMKRDGSLHVTCTDQDTGKCEVITVEVAS; the protein is encoded by the exons ATGGCGGCCATAGGCGTCCATTTGGGTTCCACCTGCGCCTGTGTGGCGGTCTATAAG GATGgccgtgcagatgtggttgccaaTGATGCAGGTGATAGAGTCACACCAGCTGTTGTTGCTTACTCAAAAAACGAAGAG GTGGTTGGTTTGGCAGCAAAACAAAGTAGAGTAAGAAATATTGCAAATACAGTAGTGAAAGTAAAGCAGATTCTTGGGAGAAG CTCTGGTGACCCACAAGCTGAGAAATATATTGCAGAAAGCAAATGTCCA GTCACTGAGAAGAATGGAAAACTCCAGTATGAAATAgataacaaacttgtttgcccaGAAGAAGTTGCAAAACTCATATTCAGTAAAATGAAAG aAACTGCTCAGTCTGCTTTGGGTTCCGATGTCAATGATGTGGTTATTACTGTGCCATTTGAGTTTGGAGAGAACCAGAAAAATGCCCTTGG GCAAGCAGCTGGGGCAGCTGGATTTAATGTTCTGAGATTAATTCATGAGCCATCTGCAGCTCTCTTGGCGTATGGAATTGGACAAGATTCACCCACTGGGAAAAG CAATGTGTTGGTTTTTAAGCTTGGAGGAACATCGCTCTCTGTGACAGTTATAGAAGTAAATAGTGGAATATATCGTGTTCTTGCCACAAACACAGATGATAGTATAGGTGGTGTCTGTTTCACAGAAGCCTTAGCACAACATTTAGCTTCTGAATTTCAGAG ATCTTACAAACATGATGTAAGAGGAAATTCCAGAGCTATGATGAAGCTAATGAACAGCGCTGATGTTGCAAAGCACTCTTTGTCAACCTTGGGAAGTTCAAACTGTTTCGTAGACTCATTATATGATGGTCTGGATTTTGATTGTAATGTGTCCAG GGCCAGATTTGAACTGATTTGTTCTCCACTTTTTAATAAATGTGTAGAAGCAATTAAAAAAGTCTTGCAACAAGTTGGATTTACAGCAGATGACATTAACAAG GTAGTTCTATGTGGTGGGTCTGCTCGAATTCCAAAGCTACAACAGCTGATTAAAGACCTTTTCCCAGCTGTGGAGCTGCTGAATTCTATCACACCAGATGAGGTCATTCCCATTGGGGCAGCCACAGAAGCAGGGATCCTAGTAGGGAAAGAGAACCTCTCGTTAGAGGAGGAGGCACTATCTATTGAGTGTTCTGCCAAAGATATTCTAGTTAAG GGTGTAGATGAATCGGGGACTGACAAATTCACAGTGCTGTTTCCATCAGGAACTCCCTTGCCAGCACGAAGGCAGCACACACTACTTGCCCCAGGAAATAATTCCTCTGTATGTCTTGAACTATATGAGTCTCTAGGGAAAAGTCCTGCAAAAGAGGAAGACAAATTTGCACAG attgtaCTCCAGGATTTAGATAAAAAGGAAGGAGGTCTTCATGACATATTAACTATTCTCACTATGAAAAG GGATGGATCCTTACATGTTACCTGCACAGATCAAGATACAGGAAAATGTGAAGTCATCACTGTTGAAGTGGCATCATAG
- the HSPA14 gene encoding heat shock 70 kDa protein 14 isoform X1 — MAAIGVHLGSTCACVAVYKDGRADVVANDAGDRVTPAVVAYSKNEEVVGLAAKQSRVRNIANTVVKVKQILGRSSGDPQAEKYIAESKCPVTEKNGKLQYEIDNKLVCPEEVAKLIFSKMKETAQSALGSDVNDVVITVPFEFGENQKNALGQAAGAAGFNVLRLIHEPSAALLAYGIGQDSPTGKSSNVLVFKLGGTSLSVTVIEVNSGIYRVLATNTDDSIGGVCFTEALAQHLASEFQRSYKHDVRGNSRAMMKLMNSADVAKHSLSTLGSSNCFVDSLYDGLDFDCNVSRARFELICSPLFNKCVEAIKKVLQQVGFTADDINKVVLCGGSARIPKLQQLIKDLFPAVELLNSITPDEVIPIGAATEAGILVGKENLSLEEEALSIECSAKDILVKGVDESGTDKFTVLFPSGTPLPARRQHTLLAPGNNSSVCLELYESLGKSPAKEEDKFAQIVLQDLDKKEGGLHDILTILTMKRDGSLHVTCTDQDTGKCEVITVEVAS, encoded by the exons ATGGCGGCCATAGGCGTCCATTTGGGTTCCACCTGCGCCTGTGTGGCGGTCTATAAG GATGgccgtgcagatgtggttgccaaTGATGCAGGTGATAGAGTCACACCAGCTGTTGTTGCTTACTCAAAAAACGAAGAG GTGGTTGGTTTGGCAGCAAAACAAAGTAGAGTAAGAAATATTGCAAATACAGTAGTGAAAGTAAAGCAGATTCTTGGGAGAAG CTCTGGTGACCCACAAGCTGAGAAATATATTGCAGAAAGCAAATGTCCA GTCACTGAGAAGAATGGAAAACTCCAGTATGAAATAgataacaaacttgtttgcccaGAAGAAGTTGCAAAACTCATATTCAGTAAAATGAAAG aAACTGCTCAGTCTGCTTTGGGTTCCGATGTCAATGATGTGGTTATTACTGTGCCATTTGAGTTTGGAGAGAACCAGAAAAATGCCCTTGG GCAAGCAGCTGGGGCAGCTGGATTTAATGTTCTGAGATTAATTCATGAGCCATCTGCAGCTCTCTTGGCGTATGGAATTGGACAAGATTCACCCACTGGGAAAAG CAGCAATGTGTTGGTTTTTAAGCTTGGAGGAACATCGCTCTCTGTGACAGTTATAGAAGTAAATAGTGGAATATATCGTGTTCTTGCCACAAACACAGATGATAGTATAGGTGGTGTCTGTTTCACAGAAGCCTTAGCACAACATTTAGCTTCTGAATTTCAGAG ATCTTACAAACATGATGTAAGAGGAAATTCCAGAGCTATGATGAAGCTAATGAACAGCGCTGATGTTGCAAAGCACTCTTTGTCAACCTTGGGAAGTTCAAACTGTTTCGTAGACTCATTATATGATGGTCTGGATTTTGATTGTAATGTGTCCAG GGCCAGATTTGAACTGATTTGTTCTCCACTTTTTAATAAATGTGTAGAAGCAATTAAAAAAGTCTTGCAACAAGTTGGATTTACAGCAGATGACATTAACAAG GTAGTTCTATGTGGTGGGTCTGCTCGAATTCCAAAGCTACAACAGCTGATTAAAGACCTTTTCCCAGCTGTGGAGCTGCTGAATTCTATCACACCAGATGAGGTCATTCCCATTGGGGCAGCCACAGAAGCAGGGATCCTAGTAGGGAAAGAGAACCTCTCGTTAGAGGAGGAGGCACTATCTATTGAGTGTTCTGCCAAAGATATTCTAGTTAAG GGTGTAGATGAATCGGGGACTGACAAATTCACAGTGCTGTTTCCATCAGGAACTCCCTTGCCAGCACGAAGGCAGCACACACTACTTGCCCCAGGAAATAATTCCTCTGTATGTCTTGAACTATATGAGTCTCTAGGGAAAAGTCCTGCAAAAGAGGAAGACAAATTTGCACAG attgtaCTCCAGGATTTAGATAAAAAGGAAGGAGGTCTTCATGACATATTAACTATTCTCACTATGAAAAG GGATGGATCCTTACATGTTACCTGCACAGATCAAGATACAGGAAAATGTGAAGTCATCACTGTTGAAGTGGCATCATAG